In a single window of the Plasmodium cynomolgi strain B DNA, chromosome 6, whole genome shotgun sequence genome:
- a CDS encoding hypothetical protein (putative), which translates to MTYEEYEEKKVKIDILKIGSIIVFFLFFIFFVLKIFFDQNAMTHLDAHYAHQLGAPFVTKDRGEKSFDTLTHTSEYLQFLNAVVINNIMRNKKNLDNKKLFKLESAFEGQNIFVYEDVFHIFPYDLLVKFSDGKAVSDEIAVENPLLSDAPARDAHELREHEDTLDKRKEAIKHYDAYALLYNFEHNLFILLNASFNVQSNGLFRQTKDVFIQEMTEFRNPQHRTKLIILIFLLIITAGYFLLVMYMLYYVRNRFFLLFFGFFFTICLCFFSFSFMTLKSVSHSYDYVEHIKNKNIADSFNLNKLGNFKSLLDDLLRIKVCKFYGNLFCHIILVTIVLKIYCFFFVNYFVSFIKYKFHFLLVTASVCISVCLMSLLSSYTYLNTSISLQKWTMLFYHVQTSEKYSAYELLSSFIFFFFLFYITSIYLYIFLKKNENTVTVKLKEDEENSLPFDDLALDDLVLDDHDILLHFKAILYTIDKTFEKVRILRERHEVGQLLNQQIQWYNQYCYQQALQENLLNWYGPNGCVRQEGGQLGGQLGYQLGGQLGGQLGGQLVQAPEPSGWCEGGVEAQVGSSAVVNREVGSDQGEGPLSGFAVPLNQGEGPLSGFAVPLNQGEDPLSGFTVPLNQGGNPDMNSQEMNTQRLQSEEKGDASRDESSLHDDEEVDAVAPCSQNYNEFEMVQKTENMHLFFTKLLNGKYDFGFLHEGEGGNAQGGANPVGGSSAVGDANALGNANALGDANAGGGNCNNGEAKKRLSNFLRKGVHDKTAVRRRDQKKEQKRAKLKQMLANLVEDLASIEKIKMSFTYVLFLKIKRHILMRNIRQVNRVTGEMKAEYQNRVLYKKHLMNLQQKMANEIDEMERDILIRNKLKGTLIRVIEEGTFYQKDKKGEKDEKGEKDEKVEKEISNPSKSTPQSGPGALEEPIPPEKQTKQI; encoded by the exons ATGACCTACGAAGAATACGAAGAGAAGAAAGTTAAAATAGACATCCTCAAAATTGGCAgcataattgttttttttcttttttttatattttttgtgctgaaaatatttttcgacCAGAATGCGATGACCCACCTTGATGCGCATTACGCGCACCAGTTGGGAGCACCCTTCGTCACGAAGGATAGAGGG GAAAAGTCGTTCGACACGCTGACGCACACGTCCGAGTACCTACAATTCCTCAACGCTGTTGTGATAAATAACATAATGAGAAATAAGAAAAACCTGGACAATAAAAAGCTGTTTAAACTGGAATCGGCCTTCGAGGGACAGAACATCTTTGTGTACGAAGACGTCTTCCACATTTTCCCCTATGACTTGTTGGTGAAGTTCAGCGATGGGAAGGCAG TGTCGGACGAAATAGCCGTGGAGAATCCCCTGCTTTCAGACGCGCCCGCCAGGG ACGCGCACGAACTGCGCGAGCACGAAGACACGCTTGACAAGAGAAAGGAAGCCATAAAACACTACGACGCGTATGCCCTACTGTACAACTTTGAGCACAACCTGTTCATTCTGTTAAAT GCGTCCTTCAACGTCCAGAGCAACGGCCTGTTCAGACAAACCAAAGACGTCTTCATACAGGAGATGACCGAATTTAGAAACCCGCAGCACAGAACTAAACTGATCATTTTGATATTCCTCTTAATCATAACAGCGGGTTACTTCCTGCTAGTAATGTACATGTTGTACTATGTGCGGAATCGATTCTTCCTGCTGTTCTTTGGCttcttttttaccatttgtCTGTGCTTCTTTTCATTTAGTTTTATGACACTGAAATCTGTGAGTCACTCGTATGACTACGTTGAGCatataaagaacaaaaacatTGCAGACTCGTTTAATTTGAACAAGCTCGGGAATTTCAAGTCGCTGTTGGACGACCTGTTACGGATAAAGGTGTGCAAATTTTACGggaatttattttgtcacaTCATTCTTGTCACAATTGTGTTGAAGATTtattgcttcttctttgttaactattttgtttcctttatCAAGTACAAGTTTCACTTCCTCTTGGTGACGGCGTCGGTGTGCATCTCCGTCTGTTTGATGTCCCTCTTGA GCTCCTACACCTATCTGAACACCAGCATAAGCCTGCAAAAATGGACGATGTTGTTTTACCACGTCCAGACGAGCGAAAAGTACTCCGCCTATGAGCTGCTAAGtagtttcattttttttttcttcctcttctacATTACGTCGATATacttgtacatatttttaaaaaaaaatgaaaacactGTAACAGTTAAGCTAAAGGAAGATGAGGAGAATTCACTGCCCTTTGACGACCTAGCCCTTGATGACCTAGTCCTTGACGATCATGACATTTTGCTCCACTTTAAGGCCATCCTCTACACTATAGACAAGACATTCGAAAAGGTGAGAATACTAAGGGAGAGACATGAGGTAGGGCAATTATTAAATCAGCAAATCCAGTGGTATAATCAGTACTGTTATCAACAGGCTTTGCAGGAAAATCTGCTAAATTGGTATGGCCCTAATGGATGTGTGCGTCAGGAGGGGGGTCAGCTGGGGGGTCAACTGGGGTATCAGTTAGGAGGTCAGTTGGGGGGTCAGTTGGGGGGCCAGTTGGTCCAGGCGCCTGAACCTAGTGGCTGGTGTGAAGGCGGGGTCGAAGCCCAAGTGGGGAGCTCTGCCGTGGTGAACAGGGAGGTGGGGAGTGACCAGGGTGAGGGTCCCCTTTCCGGTTTTGCCGTACCACTCAACCAGGGTGAGGGTCCCCTTTCCGGTTTTGCCGTACCACTCAACCAGGGTGAGGATCCCCTTTCCGGTTTTACCGTACCACTCAACCAGGGTGGTAACCCCGATATGAACTCCCAAGAGATGAACACGCAGCGGTTgcaaagtgaagaaaaaggagatgcCTCAAGAGATGAGTCAAGTCTGCACGATGACGAGGAGGTCGACGCGGTGGCCCCGTGTTCACAAAACTACAACGAGTTCGAAATGGTCCAGAAAACGGAGAACATGCACCTGTTTTTTACGAAGCTGCTGAATGGGAAGTATGACTTTGGTTTTTTGCATGAGGGAGAGGGGGGGAATGCACAGGGTGGCGCGAATCCAGTAGGAGGCTCGAGTGCAGTGGGAGACGCGAATGCATTGGGAAACGCGAATGCATTGGGAGACGCAAATGCAGGGGGTGGAAACTGCAACAATGGCGAGGCCAAAAAGCGGCTGTCGAATTTCCTCAGAAAAGGGGTTCACGACAAGACGGCAGTCAGGAGGAGGGATCAAAAGAAGGAACAGAAAAGAGCCAAACTGAAACAAATGCTAGCCAATTTGGTTGAAGATTTGGCTAgtatcgaaaaaataaaaatgtcattcACGTATGTCTTATTTTTGAAGATAAAGAGACACATCCTGATGAGGAACATACGGCAAGTGAACAGAGTGACGGGCGAAATGAAGGCCGAGTACCAAAACAGAGTCCTCTACAAGAAGCACCTCATGAATTTACAGCAGAAGATGGCTAACGAGATCGATGAGATGGAACGGGACATACTGATACGGAACAAGCTGAAGGGCACCCTCATCCGTGTCATAGAGGAGGGAACAT tCTACCAGAAGGATAAGAAGGGAGAGAAGGATGAGAAGGGTGAGAAGGATGAGAAGGTCGAAAAGGAGATCAGTAACCCCTCGAAGTCGACACCACAATCTGGCCCCGGCGCATTGGAAGAACCGATACCCCCAGAAAAGcaaacaaaacaaatttga
- a CDS encoding hypothetical protein (putative) yields MFLNNSLAIYAYYKYLCCNERHRREKIFRLDVDCVSSEIGAIDLYFKRINKNFVNGDFYERCSRFHRTYESALRVLRLLSVVRGSREYFQRAVAVLNGAKGGAAPEDVAWVSMRGVEGAEGVEVEGAEVEGVAAELNRDDPNRDDLNRDNLNRDDPNRDNLNRVEARPGALPSADEKIELWQLLHLHFANSIPDLENICFEYEKEKKMNEQLERLKAALKKNKIDITLVNKKAYFVNNVDELLQNLKRILAELFVLQNDSFSRHVYPELYKLSTQIRNFSNILVVIKKIQPCYLQLAKHKNSELKKALKTDQLSSIVDEDFLDVYLNMNELKCLNRYVHKLFPYVKKFIFQNDSICGIISSDNERVLFREEIKYKKTEFLLNEINNEIKNAVMRNIHGYAARKEFLDQLKENSYLFFWQMKNLQQLFILLNVYFTHIWEGFVHDVQKGKYVIYLLMENLRRMSSGAPTGNSSYGYLQQVKHDLDKETYRIRFFHHSIKYKYELLGNENYGMDILYHQKSYGFFFYKYIQNGFILLPSSSIYGISHSKNFSTLLGFHYILINNKELQKSDLLNYISCSLCSNVSVFLHQVDAYRPEVLAVLNEQLANIRNHLVNKMKSIKINGSEFNLSKKSLIYISLSNESLPFGEYYSEGRSVDPVTRLHFSLSVHEPAKPFSMTVLLLVFLSCGPTRARALASATYAAFQYLKQHESLKAHLDERTLLRTVKMARRGKNQCEEYTVAKGIIKHVCSFVQSSKWRELAKDMCLLFNIPKEWRDRLLKWVEKKDEADQQELYAVEEISQKKGSKETSWDQQINHIVTHLMMEKKMTFMKYQVQKAIQLYKILNHFWFRQSDEMKRDERVITNVLLVGNKFAGRNTIVFVLASLINRLEMAEQGCYNHCTVENIDLSYCEDGDCLRFVFGRRGRGTSVGAGARAVSGAVAGEGAVSGAVAGGTPVNARDHPSEAPLGVKNAQVCTNKMGRKTKRRGGPTDEGRNRKNDPNERNYANEGNQRGVEALPLMKKRVHIRVMKVRDGTFVERIMSHTMKKSLLSQMDKSEEGDCKHHCYVFTLDRLTQVSPNLIGKYHHVHVRHTVPFLPFITHAVEQIKTYKSAKKKIVKVFEDLFIEALNFFRKHRKREGGKKMGLGGRSGQKNAPFERTPGEALAPSSPFLPHGGDVRRGGEEFQGSGSSQDRGGSWRGRNEEGPKSVEEAGGVEEANGVEEANGVEEANGVEEADGVEEANRVDEANGVEESNGVEEESDEEGDEDVVKKNGVIHFLHKGRVQVNVHVNTLISHFVQFVDYFITTLKEKKGTEKKILDNHLSNIITISFVYALTSFMDNKFRTQFEGFIFKHINNISIIPRNSSFVHLYYNTETNKIMRQEKNFSKENIHISKVDLVDNALFINDRYFLFEDPNILCMKYMIRICSYLRMPLVLMGGSNSAKSMCIYNHLNSADQKKANLHNISFRFNALFRYSRIVNKLRRSFDLSSGSVRDDVTIFIDDVNCLGGGSRLTMEFLYALAGSSVRSACRAVITDA; encoded by the exons atgttcctgAATAACAGTCTTGCCATTTATGCATACTACAAGTACCTATGTTGTAATGAGAGACATCGAAGGGAGAAGATTTTTCGGCTGGATGTAGATTGTGTGTCTTCCGAAATAGGTGCCATAGATTTGTATTTCAAGAGAATCAACAAGAATTTTGTGAATGGCGATTTTTACGAGCGCTGCAGTAGGTTCCACAGGACGTACGAGAGTGCGCTGCGTGTGCTGAGGCTGCTTAGCGTGGTGCGCGGCAGCCGGGAGTACTTCCAGCGGGCGGTGGCCGTGTTAAATGGCGCCAAGGGCGGGGCCGCGCCGGAGGACGTGGCGTGGGTCAGCATGCGCGGTGTGGAAGGTGCGGAAGGCGTGGAAGTGGAAGGTGCGGAAGTGGAAGGTGTCGCTGCTGAGCTTAACCGGGATGACCCTAACCGGGATGACCTTAACCGCGATAACCTTAACCGCGATGACCCTAACCGCGATAACCTTAACCGCGTAGAGGCGCGCCCCGGCGCGCTGCCCAGCGCCGATGAGAAAATCGAACTGTGGCAGCTGCTCCACCTGCACTTCGCCAACAGCATCCCGGATCTGGAGAACATCTGCTTCGAgtatgaaaaggaaaaaaaaatgaacgagcAGCTGGAGAGACTCAAAGCAGCtctaaagaaaaacaaaatcgacATCACCCTcgtgaacaaaaaagcatACTTCGTTAATAACGTGGATGAACTGTTACAGAATTTGAAGAGAATCCTCGCAGAGTTATTCGTCCTACAAAACGACTCCTTCAGTAGACACGTATATCCAGAGCTGTATAAGCTCTCCACTCAGATCAGAAATTTCAGCAATATTTTAGTAGTCATTAAGAAGATACAGCCATGCTATCTTCAGCTagctaaacataaaaatagcGAGCTGAAGAAGGCTCTAAAAACGGACCAGCTATCCTCTATAGTAG ATGAAGATTTTTTAGatgtttatttaaatatgaacGAGCTGAAATGCCTGAACAGATACGTACATAAGTTATTTCCTTATGTGaagaaattcatttttcaaaatgattcCATCTGTGGGATCATAAGCTCTGATAACGAACGGGTTCTATTcagggaagaaataaaatataagaaaactgagtttttgttaaatgagattaacaacgaaattaaaaatgcagTGATGAGGAACATCCATGGATATGCTGCTCGAAAGGAGTTCTTGGATCAACTCAAGGAAAATTCTTATCTCTTTTTCTGGCAGATGAAGAACTTACAGCAACTCTTCATTCTGTTAAATGTTTACTTTACGCACATCTGGGAGGGATTCGTTCACGATGTGCAAAAGGGCAAATATGTCATCTACCTGCTCATGGAGAACCTGCGCCGGATG AGCAGTGGAGCCCCCACGGGGAACTCCTCGTATGGCTACCTACAGCAGGTGAAGCACGACCTAGACAAAGAAACCTATCGTATCcgattttttcatcacagtataaaatacaaatatgaGCTTCTAGGGAATGAGAATTACGGAATGGACATTTTATATCACCAAAAAAGTTatgggttctttttttacaagtacATTCAAAATGGATTCATTTTATTGCCATCCAGCAGCATCTACGGGATCAGTCactcaaaaaatttttccactCTCTTAGGATTTCACTATATCTTAATTAACAACAAGGAGTTGCAAAAGTCGGATTTGCTCAACTACATATCGTGTAGCTTGTGCTCCAATGTGtccgtttttcttcaccaaGTAGATGCGTACCGACCGGAGGTTCTAGCTGTCCTGAATGAGCAGCTAGCCAATATTAGAAACCATTTggttaataaaatgaagtcGATAAAGATCAACGGAAGTGAATTCAACCTCAGCAAAAAGAGCCTAATATACATATCCCTGTCAAACGAATCGCTTCCTTTTGGAGAGTACTACTCAGAAGGGCGTTCTGTAGACCCGGTGACCAGgctccatttttccctttcagTACACGAGCCGGCTAAGCCGTTTTCAATGACGGTCCTGCTCCTTGTCTTCCTCTCCTGCGGGCCCACCCGAGCTCGTGCCTTGGCCTCCGCGACGTATGCGGCCTTCCAGTATTTGAAGCAGCAC GAATCTCTGAAGGCGCACCTAGACGAAAGGACGCTACTCCGCACAGTAAAGATGGCGAGGCGTGGGAAGAATCAATGCGAGGAGTACACCGTGGCGAAGGGAATCATCAAGCACGTGTGTTCTTTTGTACAGAGCTCCAAATGGAGGGAGCTGGCAAAGGATATGTGTCTCCTGTTTAACATCCCCAAGGAGTGGAGAGACCGGTTACTCAAGTGGGTAGAGAAAAAAGACGAAGCAGATCAGCAAGAACTCTACGCAGTGGAAGAGATtagtcaaaaaaaaggatccaAAGAAACCTCATGGGATCAACAAATCAATCACATAGTAACCCATTtgatgatggaaaaaaaaatgaccttCATGAAATATCAAGTACAGAAAGCTATACAGCTGTATAAAATACTGAATCATTTTTGGTTTCGCCAAAGTGACGAAATGAAGCGCGACGAGAGAGTCATCACAAACGTTTTGCTGGTAGGGAATAAGTTTGCTGGACGAAACACCATCGTCTTTGTTCTGGCTAGTTTGATTAATCGTTTGGAGATGGCAGAGCAGGGGTGTTATAATCACTGCACTGTGGAGAACATAGACTTGAGTTACTGCGAGGATGGGGATTGCCTCAGGTTTGTGTTCGGTCGCCGTGGAAGAGGCACCTCTGTGGGGGCAGGGGCGAGGGCAGTCTCGGGGGCAGTCGCAGGGGAAGGAGCAGTCTCAGGGGCAGTCGCAGGAGGAACCCCCGTTAATGCAAGGGACCACCCTAGTGAAGCACCTCTCGGGGTGAAGAACGCCCAGGTGTGCaccaacaaaatggggagaaagaCCAAAAGGAGAGGTGGCCCCACcgatgaaggaagaaatagaaaGAATGACCCAAATGAGAGGAACTATGCGAATGAGGGTAACCAGCGGGGTGTAGAAGCTCTACCTctgatgaagaaaagggtACATATCCGTGTGATGAAGGTACGGGACGGTACCTTCGTCGAGAGGATTATGAGCCACACGATGAAGAAGAGTCTGCTCAGTCAAATGGATAAATCAGAAGAAGGTGATTGCAAGCACCACTGTTATGTATTCACTCTAGATCGATTAACACAAGTGTCTCCGAATCTAATTGGGAAATACCACCACGTGCATGTAAGACACACCGtccccttcctccccttcaTCACACATGCCGTGgagcaaataaaaacgtaCAAATCTGCCAAGAAGAAAATCGTCAAGGTATTTGAGGATTTATTTATCGAAGCGTTGAACTTTTTTAGGAAGCACAGGAAGAGAGAGGGAGGTAAGAAAATGGGGTTGGGTGGAAGGAGTGGACAGAAGAACGCTCCGTTTGAGAGAACCCCTGGAGAGGCGTTAGCCCCTTCCTCCCCGTTTCTTCCACATGGGGGGGATGTtcgcagggggggagaggaatTCCAGGGATCAGGATCGAGTCAAGATCGTGGTGGCAGTTGGCGTGGGCGTAACGAGGAAGGTCCCAAATCGGTTGAAGAAGCAGGTGGGGTGGAGGAAGCAAATGGAGTGGAGGAAGCAAATGGAGTGGAGGAAGCAAATGGAGTGGAGGAAGCAGATGGAGTGGAGGAAGCAAATAGAGTAGACGAAGCAAATGGAGTAGAGGAATCAAATGGAGTAGAGGAAGAATCTGATGAGGAAGGCGATGAAGACGtagtgaagaaaaacggaGTGAtccattttcttcacaaGGGAAGGGTCCAAGTGAATGTCCACGTGAACACACTGATTAGCCACTTTGTACAGTTCGTAGATTACTTCATAACAACActtaaggagaaaaagggaacggaaaaaaaaatcctagATAATCATCTAAGTAATATAATTACCATCAGCTTTGTCTACGCCCTTACGTCCTTCATGGATAATAAATTCAGAACCCAATTTGAAGGGTTCATATTTAAgcacataaataatatatcgATAATACCAAGGAACAGCTCCTTTGTTCATCTATACTACAATACAGAAACGAATAAAATCATgagacaagaaaaaaatttttcaaaggaaaatattcacATAAGTAAGGTTGATCTAGTGGACAATGCTTTATTCATTAATGATAGgtacttcctttttgaagaCCCCAATATTCTCTGtatgaaatatatgataaGAATTTGTTCCTACTTACGTATGCCGCTTGTTCTGATGGGTGGATCTAACTCAGCTAAATCGATGTGCATTTATAACCACTTGAATTCGGCTGACCAGAAGAAGGCGAATCTTCACAACATCAGCTTCCGCTTCAACGCTCTCTTTCGGTACAGCCgaattgtaaataaattgCGGCGCTCGTTTGACCTCTCCAGCGGGTCTGTGCGGGACGACGTGACGATATTCATCGATGACGTTAACTGCCTGGGCGGGGGCTCCCGCCTCACCATGGAGTTTCTCTACGCCCTCGCGGGGAGCAGCGTAAGGAGTGCATGCCGCGCGGTCATCACGGATGCATAG